One Brassica napus cultivar Da-Ae chromosome C4, Da-Ae, whole genome shotgun sequence genomic region harbors:
- the LOC106390749 gene encoding uncharacterized protein LOC106390749 — protein sequence MVSLRQKKRQNPAKRAWKSFTNMVKSKLRDIEIAATVRESTARVIRFLSCRLIVPFRTRYLENTSYSDKYYSRSSNQTSRRFLNFFSRSHTKTKRRSYEYDDDYSQIYQYQNQSHCEGTSESTEKVVRRKEEKVVRRKEEKEEDEEGMPEIADSMEDAWRRVVAASPHLRVDERADDFIYKFRESMKMEKERSFLEFQERLKRSA from the coding sequence ATGGTTTCGCTGAGGCAAAAGAAGAGGCAAAATCCAGCAAAGCGAGCATGGAAGAGCTTCACAAACATGGTCAAGTCCAAACTCAGAGACATCGAGATCGCTGCAACGGTCAGAGAATCAACGGCTCGTGTCATTCGTTTCCTTTCTTGCCGTCTCATCGTTCCTTTCCGAACAAGGTACCTCGAAAACACTAGCTATTCAGACAAATACTACAGCCGCAGCAGCAACCAAACTTCTCGGCGGTTTCTCAACTTCTTCTCACGATCTCACACCAAAACCAAGCGTCGAAGCTATGAATACGATGACGATTACTCTCAAATCTATCAATACCAAAACCAATCACACTGCGAAGGGACTAGTGAGAGCACAGAGAAAGTTGTGCGGCgaaaagaagagaaagttgTGAGGCgaaaagaggagaaagaagaggacGAAGAGGGGATGCCGGAGATTGCTGATTCGATGGAAGATGCATGGAGGAGAGTGGTGGCTGCTTCGCCGCATTTGAGGGTTGACGAGAGAGCCGACGACTTCATCTACAAGTTTAGAGAAAGTATGAAGATGGAGAAAGAAAGGTCGTTTCTTGAGTTTCAAGAAAGGTTAAAACGAAGCGCTTGA